GCTGCAATGTGTTCTGAATAAGTCACAGTAGAAccaaaataatgaattaataagagattatttttctatACTCAATATGTGTCTCTCTTTAGGGAAAACTTAATTAATGTCCcatggaaaatattaatgaaacatCTACTGATTTCTTCTTATTGGGGTTATTCCCACCATCAAGAATTGgcctgtttttcttcattctcagttttctcattttcctaatggctatgTTTGGCAACCTGTCCATGATCATTCTCATCCTCCTGGACACCCATCTTCACACACCCATGTATTTTCTACTTAGTCAGCTCTCCTTCATGGACTTGAACTACATCTCCACCATTGTCCCCAAGATGGCTTCTAATTATCTCCTTGGAAACAAGTCTATATCTTTCATCGGGTGTGGAGTTCAGTGCTTCTTCTTCGTTGCTTTAGCTGGTGCAGAAGGATTAATATTGGTGTCTATGGCCTATGATCGTTATGTGGCTATTTGCTTTCCTCTCCATTATCCCACTCGTATGAGCAATAAAATATGTGTGCTGCTAATAACAGGATCTTGGATCATGGGCTCAGTCAACTTCTGTGCCCACACTGCATATGTCCTCCATATACCTTACTGTCAAGCCAGGACCATCAACCATTTCTTCTGTGATATTGCAGCCATGTTGACTCTGGCCTGCATGGACACCTGGGTCTATGAGTACACGGTGTTTTTGAGCATCACCCTCTTCCTTGTGTTTCCTTTCATTGGCATTGCATGTTCCTATGGCCGGGTCCTCCTTGCCATCTGCCACATGCAGTccacagaagggaggaggaaggcctATTCCACCTGCAGCACCCACCTCACTGTGGTGACTTTCTACTATGCACCCTTTGCTTACACTTATTTACGCCCAAGATCCTTCCGATCTCCCACAGAGGACAAGGTCCTGGCTGTCTTCTACACCATTCTGACCCCAATgctcaaccccatcatctacagcctgagaaaCAAGGAGGTGACTGGGGCAATGAGAAGAGTGATTCAGAGGTTCTGCTCTGTAAAAATGTAACAAAGTTCTCACTAATCCTCCTGCTTAGATGTACATTAATTTCACCTTGTACGTTCCTTAAGAACAATGTCATTCCAGGATTGAAGGCAAGGATTACATTAATCTAGAAAATTATAATGATAGAGATTTAACAAAATCATTATATATTCCTGATCacttttattttgtgataatttttctttttatttcttttttgttacaaataatatattaactGCAATTTGAAGTCTAAAGGCTATAGATACTCTCAATACAACAAGTACCTGAGCAACACAATAAATAGGACCACAATAGCTGAAAtatggagagagcccaggtgtccattgacaaatgaatgaataaggaagatgtggtatatataccaTTATTtaaatctatacatatatatagtaatatataatattactctgccataaaaatggaagtaattcttgccatttgcaatgacatgaatgaagctagagagtattatgctaaacaaaatgtcagtcagagacagaaaaatatcatatgatgtcactcatatgtgaattcaagaaacaaaggagcataggggaaaaatgacagagaggcaaaccaatAAACAGACCCATAACTCTAGAAAACAAGCGGATGGtccccagaggggagggtgtgggggatgggttaaataggggatggggattaaggagtgcacctgtgatgagcaACAGGCGTTGTCCGCAAGTGTTAAATCAAcacattatacacctgaaactaatattacactgtccATTATCTAAatggaactaaaataaaatcttaaacttcAGTGGTGACAAATTATGTAATTTTAGCTACAATGGACAATTTGTTTGTGTAGCCAGCATAGAATGCTATTAAGATAACTCCATTCAATGACATTAAAGTATGTAAAGGAATTCACTTTGCATTTAATTGCTGCAAATAGTTATCAGTGTATAGGCTTAGAaataggagggttttttttttcttttagtctatATCAAATACCAATCCTACTATGGATCAATTAATAAAGCAAGATAACTTAATTCTTCttggaaaaattaacatatatatccataaatataatataatatcattcatatatatatatatatatatatatatatatatgaacataaaatacaaaacacttaaccataaagaaacaaataaatttagcACATTCAAAAGTGGAGAATTCCTGGTTAATGCCGATCTCTATCTTAGCTGTGTTTCTGTGAGATTTCATTTTCACCCACAGTAGACAGACCCATGATAGAACTGTCATGGCTGTTACGCTTTGATGACCTTCAGTAAGGTGTTCTTCTCCGTTCTCCATGACACCAGTCGTTTCTATCCTAAAAATAACTATCCTTATTTGTCTGGACAACTTTGATGCTTAGAGCTTTTCTGATTTAACtgaattagaaatagaaaatgccTGGTAACCCTCAGAGTTCTAAAGCCCATGGTTCATAATGTACCATTGGTAACATTATGATACTCACCAGTGTGGCTACTTCATTGTAATCCATTCACATAAAGGAGATTTAGTACAACAGTATTTCTAACAACTTTTAATAAATGAACCAATGCTTGGActccctggttggctcagtcagttaagcgtctgactcttgtttttggctcaggtgatgtgaaattgagccccacgttgggctctgagcctggtgtggagcctgcttaagaatctctctcctctccctctgctgctctgcccactcttctaaaaaaataaaataaatgaaataaaatagtgtaCAGATGCTTATATTCCCatatataatgcaaaaaaaaaaaaccagtataatttaaaagtgatgccaggaaaaacaaagctgggggcatcacaatgccggatttcgagctgtactacaaagctgtgatcacaaagacagcatggtactggcacaaaaacagacacatagaccaatggaacagaatagagagcccagaaatggaccctcagctctttgggcagctaatatttgctaaagcaggaaaaaacatccggtgggaaaaagacagtctcttcaataaatggtgctgggaaaattggacagttacatgcaaaagaatgaaacttgaccactatctcacaccatacacaaaaaaaaaaccctccaaatggatgaaagacctcaatgtgagacaggaatccatcaaaattctagaggagaacataggcagcaacctctacgacatcagccaaagcaaactttttcatgatacatccccaaaggcaagagaaacaaaagataaaatgaatttatgggacttcatcaagattaaaagtttctgcacagccaaggaaacagtcagaaaaactaagaggcagcccacggaatgggagaagatatttgcaaatgacactacagataaaagactggtatccaagatctacaaagaacttctcaaactcaatacacgagaaacaaataaacaaatcaaaaaatgggcagaagatatgaacagacacttttccaatgaagacatacaaatggctaacagacacatgaaaaaatgttcaaaatcattagccatcaaggaaattcaaatcaaaaccacactgagataccaccttacgccagttagaatggcaaaaatagacaaggcaagagacaacaattgttggagcggatgtggagaaaggggatccctcctacattgttggtgggaatgcaagttggtacagccactctggaaaacagtgtggaggtcccttaaaaagttaaaaattgagctaccctatgatccagccattgcactactgggtgtttaccccaaagatacagacgtagtgaagtgaagggccatatgcaccccaatgttcatagcagcaatgtccacaatagctaaatcgtggaaggagccgagatgccctgcaacagatgactggattaagaagttgtggtccatatatacaatggaatattactcagcaatcagaaagaatgagttctcaacatttgctacaacatggacggcactgaaggagataatgctaagtgaaagaagtcaagcagagaaagacaactatcatatgatttctctcatctatggaacataagaactagaatgatcagtaggggaagaaagggataaagaaagggggggtaatcagaagggggaatgaaacatgagagactatggactatgagaaacaaactgagggcctcagaggggaggggggtgggggaatgggataggccagtgatgggtagtaaggagggcacatattgcatggtgcactgggtgttatacacaactaatgaatcatcgagccttacatcgaaaaccggggatgtactgtatggtgactaacataatataataaaaaatcattataaaaaaaagtgtttgttacagtaaattgaaaaaaaaaaaaaggagatgtggtccatgtatacaatggtatattactcagctatcaaaaagaacgatttctcaacatttgctgcaacatggatggctctggaggagataatgctaagtgaaataagtcaagcagagaaagacaactatcatatggtttcactcatttatggaacagaagaagtaggaagatcggtaggagaagaaagggaagaagaaaggggaggtaaacattaaggggaatgaaccatgagagactatggactctgggaaacaaactgagggcttcagaggggagggaggtgggggaatcggataggctggtggtgggtattaaggagggcacgtattgcatggtgcactgggtgttatacgcaagtaatgaatcatggaactttacatcaaaaactagggatgtactgtatggggacaacataataaaaaattattatcaaaaaaataaataatacatacagaaaaaaaaataaataaaagtgatgccagcccagcctttttttttttttttttttttttttacatataatcATATGTTGTTGTCAGCACTGGGCACCCATAACTTTCCATTTAATCCAGGATGAGGTTCTCAGGCCTGGTCACCTCTTTTATTGGTACAACACTTCCCTTATTTAAACTTATCCCAGGAAAACAGTGCTTCTGTTTTCATAAATGTAAGTCAAATATATCCAATAACCATGttatgataataattatttttttaaagggggaagacAAGGTGATATAAATTCACTCTATTTGGCTTGCAATCCAGCCTTCTTTGATTTAGGATCTtattaatactaatttttaagGACCTGGTGAAACCAGAAATGCCGTTCACTCTTTCTGTGCTGGGAACACGTTGAAGGTTGGACACTGAGACTGAGATCCTTTCACGATGAGCACCACTGCACAGGACTGGGGTTACAGGGCAGTGATGAAGCACTTGTCCTTCACCAGAAGTCCTGTCTGTGCTCAGGGAAGTACAGGGAGGAGAGTTCTGATCCACCCGCTGGGTCCCACTTGAATCTCATAACTTCAGGAAGCAGGTATGCCAAGGGGTCCCCTGAGGTGTGCTGTTGTCACAGAAACACCACAAGACCATAAAGTTTTGAGCATCAACATGTGAAAAGGGGATGAAACTAAGAGCACCACTTCCTTCCATGTGCTTAAATGTCTCCTCTGTGCAGATGCCTCCTGCTtcccttactttttttctttaccccTTATCTCTCTTCTTAACTGATTAGAGCATCTGACACAGATTGTGTgtgttggttttatttatttatttttaaagattttatttatttatgtgacagagagacagccatcgagagagggaacacagcaggggagtgggagaggaagaagcaggctctcagccgaggagcccgatgtgggactcgatcccgaaacgccaggatcacgccctgagctgaagacaaacgcttaacgactgcgctacccaggtgcccctgtgtgttGGTTTTATATGTTTCTATGATCACCGTTCTTATCTGAAAAACTGCTTCAGCAaagtgttttctatttgtctctctGATAGAAACACCAAATTATGCTTCTGCCAAAGAACCAGTCTAACGTGAAAACCAAAACTGATTCATTTCTTGGTTTAGGCAGACTTGGAATTATACCTGACACCTCCATGAAAGGAAATTCAAttgaaaattcacaaaatacagtCTTCAATTACCAGCTACTTTTAATTGTAAACCAAACTAAGTGACTTTATAAGTGGGTCTGCGACCTCGGGGCAAAGCTTTGCTAAAGTCTGACATGAACCAGGAAGACTGGGAGTTCTGTGGGGGCAGGAGCTCAGTAGTTGCTGCTTCCCACTCAATTTCCAGCAGCTGGAACAGGTCAGTAGATACTAGTTCTCCCCACTAGAAAAGAGTTAGCATGTATCTTATTTGTCTGCTTGTCTTTATTTTGATGTCATAACTCAAGGACAGGCAGGTAGTGAAGTCAGGAACCAGGAAAGTTCATCACAGGGGAGGCTGCAGAACcagaaggggaagcagacagagaggatgcagagagagaacagcagtTGGAAGGAGACCCCTCAGCTGGGACAGCActttggggatggggaggggtcaGGCAAGATGCAGCCAAGACTACTTCCCAGGAAACAAGTAAGGAGAGATGCACTTAGAAAGAGAGCTACAGTCACCTCACTCCCACATGCAAGCCCAACAGCCCTGCTGGTAATCAGCACAGAGGACGCAGAAGACGTGTGAGCTCTGGGGTGGCGGGAAAGCAGGGGGTACAGCAGGAGCTCCAGATCTGTGGTGGCCAAAGTAAGAGCTCTAGTGTGTTAGGAGCACAGCCAGTGCCACAGGAGCATGAGTTCTGGGACAGTTGGGGAGGTTCCCATGCACCCACAACCCGTGTATCCTGTGCCCCTCCTGCAGGGACCTGGGACCAGTGGCTTTCCAGACTGGACTTCAGAGCCTCCCCACCTAGTTTTAGCCCCACCGGGCCTGTGACCTTCAGGGTTTGGGCTAGCATGAGGAGGACACCATGGCTGGGGAGGTGAGTGTGGCATGCCTTGAGCTCCAATGCCCAGCACCAGGGATGGGTGGGCCCTGCCAGCCAACTGGCTTGGGTATCAtccttgggggtccccagggacTGGGAATGGGGTCTGAGGATGGGGTCAGTGCCCAatcctgctctctcttttccaCAGGTGTGCCTGGTTCCCCAGCTCCAGCTCTGTCTTGCTTATACCCCCCTCAGGTAGGGTGCAACCTGCACAGTTCCTCTCCAGCCATGGATTCCACCTGGGCAGGGAGGAGCCCAGTCAGCCCTGGTGTGGGGCAGGGTTGAGGGGTGGGCTTCTGGGGGTCCCGAATGACCCTGAGGACACCAGCACTGATGGCGAGcatttggcttttgtttcctgttgGGGCAGAAACATCTGCTCACTTTTCCCTGTGGGGACTCTGTCCTGTGTGCCAGGACAGGGCTCCTGACAATACCCTCAGGAGCACTTCATCACCCCACACCCTCTTCCTCCCCGGTCCAACTCCCAACATTCTGACTAGTGCCTGGGCCTGAGCAGAGGAAGTGCTCAATGGGTGGGAGGATCTCCCCAGTATCTGAGAGGGTTAACCAGCTCATCCCCCACACCAGGAACTAGACTAGGAATGCAGTAGCTGAAGCCTCCCTTCTTATCTTCTGGGGAGATGGGCGGCGCAGGAGCCCAGAGGACTTGTGTACACTTGGGCCAGCACCACAGTTACCTACATGTAAGTGTTTTTAGGGGTGGGAAAACTCTGGTGGGGGTCGTCCTCTGCCTTTTACAGCCCCTAGTCATTGCTTAAAGTTCAGGGAATGTGCTTTCCCTTATCTATGCCTTTATCCACTTGCAGACATTCTTACTCTGATCGTGACTTCAGGTAGAAACTGAATAAAAGGAAGGTCTGGTCATTGCTAGTGCTGAGACTGCTGCCTCTCAGCCAGATGCAGTCAGTCTGCTCAGTGCAGGGGACAGGGTCACTTCATGCCCAAGACTCACACGTTGGGGTTCTTTGGTTCTACTAGGTTTGCCATTCTGGTTGGAGCTATTGTAGAAAGCACTGGGTGAGTCTCCATGTTCAGTCCTTAGCTGAAATAAATTTTGTGggatttctgttgttgttttctctcCCCACGCTTAACTTTAAAAAGGGTACgttgataaaatgaacttatgggacttcatcaagataaaaagcttctgcacagccaaggaaacagtaaaaaaaaaaaaaaactaagaggcagcccatggaatgggagaagataatagcaaatgacactacagataaaagactggtatccaagatctacaaagaacttctcaagctcaacacacgagaaacaaataaacaaataaaaaaatgggcagaagatatgaacagacacttttccaatgaagacatacaaatggctaacagacacatgacaaaatgttcaaaatcattagccatcagggaaattcaaatcaaaaccacactgagataccaccttacaccagttagaatggcaaaaatagacaaggcaagaaacaacaattgttggagaggatgtggagaaaggggatcgttcctacattgttggtgggaatgcaagttggtacagccactctggaaaacagtgtggaggtcccttaaaaagttaaaaattgagctaccctatgacccagccattgcactactgggtgtttactccaaagatacagacgtagtgaagagaagggccatatgtaccccaaggttcatagcagcattgtccacaatagctaaatcgtggaaggagccaaggtgcccttcaacagatgactggattaagaagttgtggtccatatatacaatgaaatattactcagctatcagaaagaatgagttctcaacatttgctgcaacatggacggcactggaggatataatgctaagtgaaataagtcaagcagagaaagacaaatatcatatgattcctcTCATCTGtgcaacataagaaataggacgatcggtaggggaagaaagggataaagaaaggggggtacaaagaagggggaatgaaacatgagagactatggactctgagaaacaaactgagggtttcagaggggagggggggtgggggaatgggatagactggtgatgggtagtaaggagggcacgtatcgcatggtgcactgggtgttatacgcaactaatgaatcatcgaacgtaacatcagaaaccggggatgtactgtatggtgactatcataatataataaaaaatcattaaaaaaaaataactccaataaataaataaataaataaataaataaataataaaaagggtACGTTGGCAAATAGGCAGAGATGGTTGGAGTTTGTTCTTGGGTATTCTAATACAGATTATGAATGCATTTAGCCCTTCACCAAATGCTAAAAATGCCAACTTCACTTGCTCCCAGCCTAGAATCAGGAGAAAGGGTTGAAAGAGGAGAGATCTCTGGAACATCCAAATGGATTGGATTCTGCTGTACCCAGATGGAGTGTAACTGTTAAGCAGGAAACATGAGCTTAAAACGGCTATTAAATGTATATACATCTTTCTCTATTCATCTGTtcgtggacacttgggctcttttcatagtttggctattgtggatattgctgctataattATAGGGGTGGATGTGCCCCTTCAAAtgactatgtttgtatccttcagataaatacctagtagtgcaaatgctgggacatagggtagttctgtctttaactttttgaggatggaaagtctatactgttttccagactggctataccagtttgcattcccaccaacggtataagagagttcccctttatccacatcttAACCAACATCTGTTTTTccctgtgttgttcattttagccattctgactggtgtgaggtggtatctcattgtggttttgatttgcatttccctgatgctgagtgatggggagcattttttcatgtgcctgtggGCCATTTGTTTCTACACAAGGGAATATcactcagacataaaaaataacaacatcttgc
This Ursus arctos isolate Adak ecotype North America unplaced genomic scaffold, UrsArc2.0 scaffold_5, whole genome shotgun sequence DNA region includes the following protein-coding sequences:
- the LOC113248050 gene encoding olfactory receptor 2L8-like, producing MENINETSTDFFLLGLFPPSRIGLFFFILSFLIFLMAMFGNLSMIILILLDTHLHTPMYFLLSQLSFMDLNYISTIVPKMASNYLLGNKSISFIGCGVQCFFFVALAGAEGLILVSMAYDRYVAICFPLHYPTRMSNKICVLLITGSWIMGSVNFCAHTAYVLHIPYCQARTINHFFCDIAAMLTLACMDTWVYEYTVFLSITLFLVFPFIGIACSYGRVLLAICHMQSTEGRRKAYSTCSTHLTVVTFYYAPFAYTYLRPRSFRSPTEDKVLAVFYTILTPMLNPIIYSLRNKEVTGAMRRVIQRFCSVKM